In Dehalobacter sp., the following proteins share a genomic window:
- a CDS encoding GNAT family N-acetyltransferase, translating to MKNLETVIAAIQYIETHLSNEKIDLDIVAAAVHYSKYHLHRIFTDAVGLTIHDYAQRRQLTEAAKLLVFSDKPIIDIAILAGYDSQQAFSNVFKAMYKQSPHQFRKNEVFYPLQLEYNFKDQRESLENARKGSAREIRFAGEADIPLWMDLVRLAIDGFPCLEEDEHLTVLKRYIANKGALLITEGGISIGGMMINYETGSIDFLAVHPLYRKQGISRDFLHVALTELLKNKEISITTFREGDKADTGYRKALKELGFAEGELLTEFGYPTQRMVLPRENKND from the coding sequence ATGAAAAACCTTGAGACAGTGATAGCCGCAATTCAATATATTGAAACACATTTGTCGAACGAAAAGATTGACCTGGATATTGTCGCCGCCGCGGTGCACTACTCGAAATACCACCTGCACCGCATTTTTACCGACGCGGTGGGGCTTACTATTCATGATTACGCGCAGCGCAGGCAGTTGACGGAAGCTGCCAAACTGCTGGTTTTTTCAGATAAACCGATTATAGACATAGCCATTCTGGCCGGCTACGACAGCCAGCAGGCTTTCAGCAATGTGTTCAAGGCCATGTACAAGCAGTCTCCTCACCAATTCAGAAAAAATGAGGTGTTTTACCCGTTGCAGCTGGAATACAACTTCAAAGACCAGCGTGAATCCCTTGAAAACGCGCGGAAAGGCTCCGCGAGAGAAATCCGCTTTGCCGGCGAAGCGGATATTCCGTTATGGATGGACCTGGTGCGCCTGGCCATTGACGGGTTCCCCTGCCTGGAAGAAGACGAGCACTTAACCGTCCTGAAACGCTATATTGCCAATAAAGGCGCGCTGCTTATAACCGAGGGCGGCATTTCTATCGGCGGCATGATGATTAACTACGAAACCGGCAGCATAGATTTCCTCGCGGTACACCCGCTTTACCGGAAACAGGGGATTTCCCGGGACTTCCTGCATGTGGCGCTCACCGAATTGCTGAAGAATAAGGAAATCAGCATTACCACATTCCGGGAAGGCGACAAAGCTGATACGGGTTATCGTAAAGCCCTCAAAGAGCTGGGCTTTGCCGAAGGGGAACTGCTGACGGAATTTGGATATCCGACCCAAAGGATGGTTTTACCCAGGGAGAATAAAAATGACTAA
- a CDS encoding DEAD/DEAH box helicase, translated as MFDTFAQTLFNNLPVFEGLTPESARRTLSRAYLAVIELRTGQTVPSDVYEVLDYLRRLADTIEFHTVLDESLSLEIRKAGSFVAAESLALLVDFYEHGESLDIPSCRLRHNGTYTRVEAAILYLIAGYDACAGGVVSKVFSSYKVKEELSPGELGAEWCLEVLIALCMFQLNPLPEITCNLTFGLSSSLKAIELEDDTVGRLYAKLGEAVSNFLHWLAGDSNEGAAVSKEILQQLLEKLKSPEFFTTISGIGGDYGRIRHLSELLLNCFSELSRRALIHVVPLGLGFPPDVYKDYLRMRACGERPRGSGRPVLWPSTEGYVKYCILDDIEHAVVSMPTGSGKSFVAELAVSQAVGLGWCLYLAPTNALAEQIRGDLRSGLKPLGTEVLAFIGDQEYSVLKTNVVSVMPLNSVAVMTPEKAHLALRLYPDVFTSCQLVVFDECHLIGEANSGRSVTAELVLTQLIMRATNIRILLMSAIVQNPGDLAKWLAEATGGSSVVLSEPWRPTRTLRSALGIDAESFIENRIPAYEKLKTRPESRKNENFTAFYSLACGLQGAWQSTNEADYGIVKIPCEAQLCVSRKKVPGGDWQYYISGNKWVNGSAIRIAKFLAENTIQTLVFTPANKHYPFSNAAAMELSRDCLATLEEQPEIVQICRVLAEFEFGLPSDVFTFIDKGLSVHTSHMIETEKIASEYAFRARATRVMHATGTLAQGLNLPAMAVIIGGTRIGDPRGEDIDVVEQRKLSQLLNAAGRAGRAGFANQGLVVAIPDKPLTLDSYSAVENLKNRLGYLEQPDNAVKINSGLESFLDRVTQGVLDAETASEVELQTIAVLSGGGEGQLPPVEVLRKSYAGFQRRAKGQPDVNDQAAVHLAAIRDNFVAQPHVPSWVPIAAQRAGLDFFIIVSLVNAWARVREVITVDMLNWSIFEWTEELLRVVSHVPPGILLRRYSMDTIGRGSPKLAAARENYRLQSITNRDWAVDGEWAAGWLDTMRVLIPWMEGKPLVELASIITGIDAGEIKFQRTSGQPIPKTISLINDLFSSLAILGGGIVAVAEQLFQELCEQGGEEFCKGVPLALSCMPMCIKYGCDSPESLAWFRFGVRLRRPSRIMYEAFPPPKLDNDEELRDWVRRQRRIWLRIGIDDSIEHFQKYKEIFQAIANFIRGE; from the coding sequence CACTGTTTAATAACTTACCTGTTTTTGAAGGGCTTACTCCCGAATCGGCACGTCGCACGTTGTCACGAGCTTACCTTGCGGTGATTGAATTACGGACAGGCCAAACTGTTCCATCGGATGTATACGAGGTTCTCGATTACCTTCGACGTTTGGCAGACACTATTGAATTTCATACGGTGCTGGACGAGTCGCTTTCCTTAGAAATCAGAAAAGCAGGTTCATTTGTAGCTGCAGAATCACTTGCCCTGCTGGTGGATTTCTATGAACACGGTGAGTCATTAGACATTCCGAGCTGTCGCCTTCGACATAATGGGACGTATACCCGCGTTGAGGCAGCAATTCTGTATTTGATAGCTGGCTATGATGCATGTGCGGGCGGTGTAGTTAGCAAGGTTTTTTCAAGCTATAAAGTGAAAGAAGAGTTATCTCCTGGTGAGTTGGGGGCGGAATGGTGCCTGGAAGTTTTAATAGCACTTTGCATGTTCCAATTGAACCCATTGCCAGAGATAACATGTAATTTGACTTTCGGTTTGAGCAGTAGCCTTAAAGCCATCGAGTTGGAAGATGATACGGTGGGACGACTCTATGCGAAGCTTGGGGAAGCTGTATCTAACTTTTTACATTGGCTCGCAGGAGATTCTAATGAAGGTGCGGCAGTTAGCAAGGAAATACTACAACAACTGCTCGAAAAACTAAAGTCACCAGAATTCTTTACAACCATTTCAGGTATTGGTGGCGACTACGGACGGATAAGACATCTTTCGGAATTGCTACTTAATTGCTTTTCTGAACTTAGCCGAAGGGCACTTATACACGTTGTACCGTTAGGTCTAGGATTTCCCCCAGATGTTTACAAAGATTATCTAAGAATGCGAGCTTGTGGTGAACGACCTAGGGGATCTGGACGTCCTGTGCTTTGGCCTTCTACAGAGGGATACGTGAAATATTGTATCTTAGATGATATAGAACACGCAGTTGTTTCAATGCCGACTGGAAGCGGTAAGTCCTTTGTTGCCGAACTAGCAGTGTCTCAAGCGGTTGGCCTAGGTTGGTGTCTCTATCTTGCCCCTACAAACGCACTAGCTGAACAGATACGTGGAGATTTACGAAGCGGTCTAAAACCACTTGGAACAGAAGTACTAGCATTTATAGGTGATCAAGAATACTCAGTACTTAAGACCAATGTTGTATCAGTAATGCCCTTAAACTCAGTTGCGGTTATGACCCCTGAAAAGGCACACTTGGCTTTGCGGTTGTACCCAGATGTGTTTACCTCATGTCAACTCGTGGTATTTGATGAATGCCACCTTATAGGCGAAGCAAATTCGGGTCGCAGTGTTACAGCAGAACTGGTCTTAACCCAACTCATAATGCGTGCTACAAATATACGCATCTTGCTGATGTCCGCAATTGTGCAAAATCCTGGTGATTTAGCAAAATGGCTAGCAGAGGCAACGGGAGGCAGTTCTGTGGTGCTTTCCGAACCATGGCGACCAACTCGCACACTTAGAAGTGCCTTGGGTATCGACGCTGAATCTTTTATAGAGAACCGCATCCCTGCATATGAAAAATTGAAGACACGGCCAGAGAGCAGGAAGAACGAGAACTTTACAGCTTTTTACTCACTGGCTTGTGGTCTACAGGGTGCTTGGCAGTCAACTAACGAAGCTGATTACGGTATTGTAAAGATACCCTGCGAAGCACAGCTTTGTGTTTCACGGAAAAAGGTTCCGGGAGGAGATTGGCAATACTATATTTCCGGGAATAAGTGGGTCAATGGCTCGGCAATCCGCATTGCAAAGTTTCTTGCTGAAAACACAATACAGACCTTGGTATTTACGCCTGCCAACAAGCATTATCCGTTCTCAAACGCTGCAGCTATGGAGCTTTCGAGAGATTGCTTGGCCACATTGGAAGAACAGCCTGAGATTGTCCAAATTTGTCGCGTCTTGGCGGAGTTCGAATTTGGACTTCCGTCGGATGTGTTCACGTTTATTGACAAGGGTTTGTCGGTGCATACCTCACATATGATTGAAACGGAAAAGATAGCATCTGAATATGCATTTCGTGCTAGGGCAACACGAGTGATGCACGCGACAGGTACATTGGCTCAAGGCCTCAACTTGCCAGCGATGGCTGTTATAATTGGCGGTACACGAATTGGAGACCCTCGTGGTGAAGACATAGATGTTGTAGAACAACGCAAGCTTTCACAACTCCTTAATGCTGCAGGACGTGCAGGACGAGCGGGTTTTGCAAATCAAGGATTGGTAGTTGCAATACCTGATAAACCATTGACGCTTGATTCTTATTCTGCCGTTGAAAATTTGAAGAATCGATTGGGGTACCTGGAACAGCCAGACAATGCCGTGAAAATCAACAGTGGGCTTGAATCATTCTTGGACAGGGTAACTCAGGGAGTACTAGATGCGGAAACTGCAAGTGAAGTTGAATTGCAAACAATAGCAGTACTATCTGGTGGTGGTGAAGGTCAGTTGCCACCTGTCGAAGTGTTGCGGAAGTCTTACGCAGGGTTCCAACGGAGAGCAAAGGGCCAGCCTGATGTGAATGATCAGGCAGCAGTCCATCTTGCCGCAATAAGAGATAATTTTGTAGCCCAGCCGCACGTTCCATCATGGGTGCCCATTGCTGCCCAAAGGGCCGGTCTAGACTTCTTTATAATTGTTTCTCTCGTTAATGCGTGGGCACGAGTCCGAGAAGTGATTACCGTGGATATGTTAAACTGGAGCATTTTTGAATGGACCGAGGAACTGCTGCGTGTGGTCTCACATGTGCCACCTGGGATCCTCCTTCGGCGATACTCGATGGATACAATTGGCAGGGGATCACCAAAGCTAGCTGCGGCTAGGGAAAACTACCGGTTACAATCTATTACAAATCGGGATTGGGCCGTAGATGGCGAATGGGCCGCCGGATGGCTTGACACAATGAGAGTTCTCATTCCATGGATGGAAGGGAAGCCCTTGGTTGAACTTGCAAGCATAATTACAGGCATTGATGCTGGTGAAATCAAATTCCAAAGGACTTCCGGGCAGCCTATACCGAAAACGATTTCACTCATTAACGACCTGTTTTCGTCCCTCGCTATTCTTGGGGGTGGTATCGTTGCAGTTGCAGAGCAGTTGTTCCAAGAGTTATGCGAGCAAGGTGGTGAAGAATTCTGCAAAGGGGTTCCACTAGCTCTAAGCTGCATGCCGATGTGTATTAAATATGGCTGTGATTCCCCAGAGTCGCTTGCGTGGTTCCGTTTTGGAGTGCGACTTCGGCGGCCTTCACGTATTATGTACGAGGCATTCCCTCCACCGAAATTGGATAATGATGAAGAACTTCGAGACTGGGTGCGACGACAGAGGCGTATTTGGTTACGAATAGGTATAGATGATTCCATTGAGCATTTTCAAAAATATAAAGAAATTTTCCAAGCTATCGCTAATTTTATTCGTGGTGAGTAG